The Solea solea chromosome 19, fSolSol10.1, whole genome shotgun sequence genome has a window encoding:
- the txnl1 gene encoding thioredoxin-like protein 1 codes for MVGVKVIGSDPDFQPELAAAGPRLAVVKFTMAGCRPCVTIAPGFQMLSNKYPHVVFLEVDVHVCQATAAANNISATPTFLFFRNRVRVDQYQGADVAGLEEKIKQHTENDPGNSEDSDIPKGYMDLMPFVNKTGCECLNESDDCGFENCLVKDSSYLESDCDEQLLITMAFSQPVKLFSMKLQSSDFAQAPKMVKVFINLPRSMGFDDAERSEALQALELTEEDCKEDALIPLRYVKFQNVQSVTIFVKSNQGDEETTKINYLTFIGTPVQATNMNDFKRVGGKKGESH; via the exons ATGGTTGGCGTCAAAGTGATCGGCAGCGACCCGGACTTCCAGCCGGAGCTAGCGGCCGCCGGCCCCAGGCTCGCCGTGGTGAAGTTCACAATGGCCGG GTGTCGGCCCTGTGTCACGATAGCTCCAGGGTTCCAAATGTTGAGTAACAAGTACCCGCATGTGGTCTTCCTCGAAGTAGATGTTCACGTGTGTCAG gcgACGGCGGCGGCCAACAACATCTCAGCCACACCGACGTTCTTGTTCTTCAGGAACCGGGTTCGGGTGGATCAGTATCAGGGGGCGGACGTTGCAGGTCTGGAGGAGAAGATCAAACAGCACACAGAGAACGACCCGGGAAACAGTGAGGATTCCGACATTCCAAAGGGATAC ATGGACCTCATGCCTTTTGTCAACAAAACCGGCTGCGAGTGCCTCAACGAAAGCGACGACTGTGGCTTTGAAAACTGCTTAGTCAAAGACTCGTCCTACCTGGAGTCTGACTGTGACGAACAG TTGTTGATAACGATGGCCTTCAGTCAGCCAGTGAAGCTCTTCTCCATGAAGCTACAATCGTCAGACTTTG CCCAAGCCCCTAAGATGGTGAAGGTGTTCATCAATCTCCCTCGGTCGATGGGCTTCGACGACGCAGAGCGGAGCGAAGCTCTTCAAGCTCTGGAGCTGACGGAGGAGGACTGCAAAGAGGACGCTCTGATCCCGCTGCGCTACGTCAAGTTCCAGAACGTACAGAGTGTTACG ATCTTTGTCAAATCGAACCAAGGAGACGAGGAGACGACAAAAATCAACTACCTGACATTCATAGGCACACCAGTACAGGCCACCAACATGAACGACTTCAAACGG GTTGGTGGGAAGAAAGGAGAGAGTCActga
- the nars1 gene encoding asparagine--tRNA ligase, cytoplasmic, protein MATELTKAVEQVSVAEVYVSDKCGSDKDGDGTEQKPFKTALKALMFAGKEPFPTIYVDSQKEEERWAVISKTQMKNAKKAFNRDQMKSGAKDKKEAEDIERREKNLEDAKNIVIEKDPSLPEPETVKIHHLEPKRGQRVKVFGWVHRLRRQGKNLMFIVLRDGTGFLQCVLSDKLCQCYNGLVLSTESTVALYGTVTAVPEGKQAPGGHELHCDFWELVGLAPAGGADNLLNEESDVDVQLNNRHMLIRGENVSKILRVRSTVTQCFRDHFFNRGYYEITPPTLVQTQVEGGSTLFNLNYFGEEAYLTQSSQLYLETCIPALGDTFCIAQSYRAEQSRTRRHLSEYTHVEAECPFMSFEDLLNRLEDLVCDVVDRVLKSPAAQLLYDINPNFKPPKRPFRRMNYTEAIEWLREHDVKKDDGSYYEFGEDIPEAPERLMTDTINETILLCRFPAEIKSFYMQRCSDDKRLTESVDVLMPNVGEIVGGSMRIWDSEELLEGYKREGIDPTPYYWYTDQRKYGTCPHGGYGLGLERFLTWLLNRHHIRDVCLYPRFIQRCRP, encoded by the exons ATGGCGACGGAGCTAACGAAAGCTGTGGAGCAAGTCTCTGTGG CCGAGGTGTACGTGTCGGACAAATGTGGCAGTGACAAGGATGGAGACGGCACGGAGCAGAAACCCTTCAAAACTGCTCTCAAG GCTCTGATGTTTGCTGGGAAGGAGCCGTTCCCGACCATCTACGTAGACTCGCAAAAGGAGGAAGAG CGCTGGGCAGTGATCTCGAAGACGCagatgaaaaatgcaaaaaaggcCTTTAACCGTGACCAGATGAAAAGCGGTGCCAAAGATAAGAAGGAG GCAGAGGACAtcgagaggagagagaagaaccTGGAGGACGCCAAGAACATCGTCATCGAGAAGGACCCCAGCCTACCTGAGCCTGAAACG GTGAAAATTCACCACCTGGAGCCAAAGCGAGGTCAGAGGGTCAAAGTGTTTGGATGGGTTCATCGGCTCAGGAGACAGG GGAAGAACCTGATGTTTATTGTGCTGAGGGATGGAACTGGTTTCCTCCAGTGTGTCCTGTCTGATAAACTG TGCCAGTGCTACAATGGTTTGGTGTTGTCCACAGAGAGCACGGTCGCTCTGTACGGCACCGTCACTGCAGTTCCTGAGGGGAAACAG GCGCCCGGTGGACATGAGCTGCACTGCGACTTCTGGGAGCTGGTCGGCTTAGCTCCAGCGGGCGGCGCCGACAACTTGCTGAACGAAGAGTCGGATGTAGACGTGCAGCTGAACAACAGACACATGCTGATCAGAGGAGAGAACGTCTCCAAGATCCTGCGAGTGCGATCCACTGTCACACAATGCTTCAGGGACCACTTCTTCAACCGCGGATACTATGAG ATAACTCCTCCCACACTGGTGCAGACTCAGGTAGAGGGCGGCTCCACCCTCTTTAACCTCAACTACTTTGGCGAGGAGGCGTACCTGACGCAGTCCTCGCAGCTCTACCTGGAAACCTGCATCCCGGCTCTGGGCGACACCTTCTGCATCGCCCAGTCGTACCGAGCCGAGCAGTCCCGCACCCGCAGACATCTGTCAGA ATACACTCACGTCGAGGCCGAGTGTCCCTTCATGTCATTTGAGGACCTGCTGAACAGACTCGAGGATCTGGTGTGTGACGTGGTGGACCGTGTGCTCAAATCCCCCGCCGCTCAGCTGCTCTACGACATCAACCCT AACTTCAAACCTCCGAAAAGACCGTTCAGGAGGATGAACTACACCGAAGCCATCGAGTGGCTCCGAGAGCACGACGTCAAGAAGGACGACGGCTCCTACTACGAGTTTGGAGAG gacATCCCCGAGGCTCCAGAGAGGTTGATGACCGACACCATCAACGAGACCATCCTCCTCTGTCGTTTCCCTGCTGAGATCAAATCCTTCTACATGCAGCGCTGCTCTGACGACAAGCGCCTCACCGAGTCG GTCGACGTGTTGATGCCAAACGTTGGCGAGATCGTCGGAGGCTCAATGCGTATCTGGGACTCGGAGGAGCTGCTCGAGGGTTACAAGAGGGAGGGAATCGACCCGACACCCTACTACTGGTACACTGACCAG AGGAAGTACGGCACGTGTCCTCACGGTGGTTACGGTCTTGGTCTGGAGCGTTTCCTCACCTGGCTGCTGAACAGACATCACATCAGAGACGTGTGTCTGTATCCACGATTCATCCAGCGCTGCCGaccatga
- the LOC131446348 gene encoding tripartite motif-containing protein 16-like encodes MAQQIIQMAKEKLCCSVCLDLLKDPVTLPCGHSYCLRCIEGYLDEEVHGCPQCRQTFTPRPVLKRNTVLADLVAEQKETGLEAAPVGPCFAGAENVACDVCSGKKRNAVKSCLQCLVSYCELHLQPHYQSPAFGKHKLVDPCNKLQENACARHSEVMKIFCRTDQQCICYLCSMDEHKGHDTVSVAAEMREKQRELAARREKIKQKIQSREESVKGLQQEEEDINCFADEAVKDSKRILSDVKQQIRSRQKSDTTRVHKQQEKLQEEIAELRSRNAELEFLTHTEDHTQFLSSYTSLSRPSVSADSPSATVRPLPFTAYVEAVMSEVSETLQDIVFKEWTKKPQSGSQVDDFKVPQEPQTRDELLKNSCQEPQTRDELLKNSCQEPQTRDELLKNSCQVTLDSSTAHCNVYMNNDREVTYYKDSGSGPGHPDQFTSWCQVLCHEGLTGRCYWEVQWTGTEVFVAVAYRDIQRAGHESAFGHNKKSWVLQCNNKRYEFRHNNIRSDVSGPLSNRIGVYLDHSARVLSFYSISEDQTTTLLHRVQTTFSRPLCPGLGLYRHKNSAKISNALNEK; translated from the coding sequence ATGGCGCAGCAAATAATTCAGATGGCCAAGGAAAAGCTCTGCTGTTCAGTCTGCCTGGATCTGCTGAAGGATCCGGTGACTCTTCCCTGTGGCCACAGCTACTGTTTGAGATGTATTGAAGGCTACTTGGACGAGGAGGTCCATGGCTGTCCTCAGTGCAGGCAGACCTTCACGCCGAGGCCTGTCCTCAAGAGGAACACAGTGTTGGCAGATTTAGTGGCAGAGCAGAAGGAGACGGGACTCGAGGCTGCTCCCGTTGGTCCCTGCTTTGCTGGAGCTGAGAATGTGGCCTGTGACGTCTGCAGTGGGAAAAAACGCAACGCTGTCAAGTCTTGCCTGCAGTGTCTGGTCTCGTACTGCGAGCTGCACCTCCAGCCTCACTACCAATCACCAGCCTTTGGGAAGCACAAGCTGGTGGACCCCTGCAACAAGCTCCAGGAGAACGCCTGTGCTCGCCACAGTGAGGTGATGAAGATCTTCTGCCGCACCGATCAGCAGTGCATCTGCTACCTCTGCTCCATGGACGAACACAAGGGCCACGACACCGTCTCTGTGGCGGCAGAAatgagagagaagcagagggagCTTGCGGCGCGTCGAGAAAAGATCAAACAGAAAatccagagcagagaggagagtgtgAAGGGTCttcaacaggaggaggaggacatcaACTGCTTTGCTGATGAAGCTGTGAAGGACAGCAAGAGGATCCTGTCAGACgtgaagcagcagatcagatcTCGTCAGAAGTCTGACACCACTCGTGTCCAcaagcagcaggagaagctgcaggaggagatCGCTGAGCTGAGGAGCAGGAACGCCGAGCTGGAGTTTCTGACACACACCGAGGATCACACCCAGTTCCTGAGCAGCTACACCTCGCTGTCACGTCCGAGTGTCTCTGCGGACTCACCGAGTGCCACCGTGCGCCCCCTGCCGTTCACTGCATACGTGGAAGCagtgatgtcagaggtcagcgagACGCTGCAGGACATCGTGTTCAAGGAGTGGACCAAAAAACCCCAGAGCGGGAGCCAAGTGGACGATTTCAAGGTGCCACAAGAACCACAGACCAGAGATGAGCTCCTCAAGAATTCGTGTCAAGAACCACAGACCAGAGATGAGCTCCTCAAGAATTCATGTCAAGAACCACAGACCAGAGATGAGCTCCTCAAGAATTCATGTCAAGTCACACTGGATTCAAGTACTGCACACTGCAATGTATACATGAACAATGATAGAGAAGTGACATATTACAAGGATAGTGGTTCGGGTCCTGGACATCCAGACCAGTTCACCAGCTGGTGTCAGGTTTTGTGTCATGAAGGTCTGACAGGAcgttgttactgggaggtgCAGTGGACAGGCACTGAAGTTTTTGTGGCAGTCGCATACAGGGACATTCAAAGAGCAGGGCATGAGAGTGCATTTGGACACAACAAGAAGTCGTGGGTTTTACAGTGTAACAACAAACGATATGAATTCAGACACAACAACATCAGATCCGACGTCTCAGGCCCTTTGTCCAACAGGATTGGTGTGTACCTGGACCACAGTGCAAGGGTTTTGTCCTTCTACAGCATCTCTGAAGACCAAACCACGACTCTCCTgcacagagtccagaccactTTCAGCCGGCCGCTCTGTCCTGGACTCGGTCTGTATAGGCACAAAAATTCTGCTAAAATAAGTAatgctttaaatgaaaaataa